Proteins from a genomic interval of Polyodon spathula isolate WHYD16114869_AA chromosome 1, ASM1765450v1, whole genome shotgun sequence:
- the LOC121320291 gene encoding platelet-derived growth factor receptor-like protein codes for MKFWIIVTLIVLGEVLQNALCQQNKRTKEAGENRIRPGNKRMKPRVPKGKDREYGSSGKSQSIMTRVLDKGRFLKLSGSYITNSGESLELRCKGSQIGWAYPVYLDTFKDSRLSIKQHDKYSQLLLSGTSTADTGEFSCWPLLCDGSECTKDVDKTTTTYIYFTDKEELFVPSTSYFEIIYLRPDRPSVIPCRVTSPAVKVALHMEVPPQEIPVDGDQISFDPKEGFIIHRPGPEHRGVFYCKASLRGTPQVSVKYQLLYVEVPSGPPSVTIEASSSRVMGGDHINVTCTVLGEPEVEVDFTWTYPGQDQRPVVIKQAWRLINRGMGHTTRISQSVITVEDAETIDFGNYVCTAKNLQGQTSVAARVDSY; via the exons ATGAAGTTCTGGATAATTGTTACCCTGATTGTACTCGGTGAAGTGCTTCAAAATG CTCTCTGCCAACAAAACAAACGTACTAAAGAAGCAGGGGAAAATCGAATCCGACCTGGGAATAAGAGAATGAAGCCCAGGGTTCCGAAGGGGAAGGATAGGGAATATGGTTCCTCTGGGAAATCCCAGTCTATTATGACTCGGGTTTTGGACAAAGGACGCTTCCTAAAACTGAGTGGTTCCTATATTACCAATTCAGGGGAGAGTCTTGAGCTGCGCTGTAAAGGAAGTCAGATTGGATGGGCTTATCCTGTTTATCTGGACACTTTCAAAGACTCCCGTCTGAG taTTAAACAGCACGACAAGTACAGCCAGTTGCTTCTTTCTGGCACATCAACTGCAGACACTGGAGAGTTCAGCTGCTGGCCTCTGCTCTGCGATGGCTCCGAGTGCACCAAGGATGTGGACAAAACTACCACCACTTACATCTACTTCACCG ATAAAGAGGAACTGTTTGTCCCATCAACCAGTTATTTTGAAATCATCTACCTTCGGCCAGATCGTCCTTCAGTCATCCCCTGTCGAGTCACCTCTCCTGCAGTCAAGGTGGCTTTACACATGGAGGTGCCTCCGCAGGAGATCCCTGTGGACGGAGACCAGATCTCCTTTGACCCCAAGGAAGGTTTCATCATTCACAGGCCTGGCCCTGAACACAGAGGGGTCTTCTACTGTAAGGCAAGCCTGCGGGGAACGCCTCAGGTGTCAGTCAAGTACCAGCTGCTGTATGTGGAAG TTCCAAGTGGCCCTCCGTCTGTAACAATCGAAGCGTCTTCAAGCAGAGTAATGGGAGGTGACCACATTAACGTTACCTGCACTGTCCTCGGGGAGCCTGAGGTGGAGGTGGACTTCACTTGGACCTATCCTGGACAG GACCAAAGACCTGTGGTCATTAAACAAGCCTGGAGGTTAATAAACAGAGGAATGGGGCACACCACACGGATTTCTCAAAGTGTGATTACTGTTGAAGATGCTGAAACCATTGACTTTGGAAACTACGTCTGCACAGCCAAAAACCTTCAAGGACAGACCTCTGTGGCTGCCCGTGTGGACTCCTATTAA